Genomic segment of Falco peregrinus isolate bFalPer1 chromosome 5, bFalPer1.pri, whole genome shotgun sequence:
ttgCTGGTAGTGATGGatgttctcctcctcctcgttgtcctgctggccatgtgctgtcctgtgcatgGCACATGGGatagctgtgggtaagtggcccaAGGCTCTGGGAGGGACATTGGGCAACCCTTGTGAGCTTCTCTGGAGGGGTCCTGCTtgtcccccatggccaccccagTGGCTCTTGAAGGCCATCTGGGAGGCCCAGCTCCTTGCCATCACCCAGGCTGCCGGCACAACTCGTctacgggctgaagcagaaagcagggaaaggggaGCGGGCACACaccccacgggtttcctcggccctTCTGGCCATGCCTTGAGGGGAGGGAAGACAGCTGGCCTTTAGCCGGAATGGCACAAGCTTCCATGGAGCTAACCAGAatggagtttctggttacagaggcaCCTGCGGCCTTCGGCCTGCGGCTTTtcactacggcatgtcgcgcgttgtgggtggcacagatgcccagccaggggcctggccctggatcgtcagcatcgAGGCTCCcttggaaggaggcacggcgcacatctgcgggggctccctcatcagcccacagtgggtcctcacgtcagcccactgcttcatcgaggccaggtaaggaggaccagggatcggggctagccccacactctagcaggtgccctgagcacagcagcacgtgctgcagcatgtcctgttgccctgcagtacgcccagtgcctgggcactccgcAGCCACCTgagaggctgctcaggagaaggctgggctcatgccactgcttcccagcagcctccagctcgacactgcttgagcccaaggaGCACGTGCTCTGTCGCACCCTCCCAAgcactgctttcctctctgcctcgccaagcagaaggcagggcgactgctgtgctgctgcagcatgtggcTCTGCTCactctgagccctctctccatctgccttccaggaaCATCACCATGTGGCAGGTGGTGGTAGGTGCCACCCGGCTGACCCAGCTGGGACCTGAGGCCCAGGTGCGCAACATCAAGcagctgctggttcaccagcacttcAGTAATATCACACggaggaacgacattgccttgctggaactggagcagcctgtccagtgcaacagctacgtacagcttgcctgcGTGCCCGatgcctcgctgagagtctcggAGCTGACAGAgtgctacgtcagtggctggggtgccaggacTGCAAGAGGTGAGCTCCCAAAATGTAGTCACGTTGCGAGCGCAAGCTCGGCCAGCTTGGGGAGGCAGGTTGCTCTTCCTGACagcagaggcgaaagccagaaTCAGGCTGTGGGGACGTATGCCTCTTAGAGAGGGGGGCGTGAGCCactgacccagagcaaggcagaaaggaaggagcggtccagcgcctccccacatgcaaagccaagccccgggaTAGGGCTTCAGTCACgcagggaaggagaactggcaatgagctgctgggagttcattcctttctgtgctcttcacagctggaggatcggcgtatgtgctgcaggaggcccaggtgcACCTCATTGATGCCggggtctgtaacagcagcggctggtacagaggggccatccacacccacaacatctgtgctggctatccgcagggtggcatcgacacctgccaggtaggagcgtgctacaagccaagccccggcagcacgggcagccccgccacaaccgcccaaaccTGCACCGTCACGGGCTTTTcctggccactcacactcccattgCTGTGTCCCCACTGCTGAGGGCCTAAACCCATTTCCCCATGGGTAGGGCctttgcccagggcctgcctgccttgtcccagaggcctggcacTTTGTTCACAATGCCCACCCagtgcccttggcagcccagAGCTTCACCATCCCAAGCCAGACACAGCCTCCTGACACACCTGCAGCACCAACGTGCCGCAGGaagagcgagccctgccttacaggcccaccgccccctcccAGGAAAGCTTCtccagagcttggctggccactaAATACAGCTCTGGAAGTGCCAtgagagggaaggagccagccactgggctgacggtggccacccaacaaccccttcatcctctctcctctgctgcagggggacagcggtgggcctcttgtgtgccaagacaagagcgctgactacttctggcttgttggcctgaccagctgggggatgggctgtgcgagagcaaagaagcccggagtctacacctccacccagcacttctacaaCTGGATCCTGGAACAGATGGGCCTGCACACAGCAGTAGCGACTACGGCAAGGCCGCAGCCAGCCTTCACCTCCACCCCCGTTCACAGGCCAACACCAACAGAAGCAGGAAGGTTTATACCCTGCCCACTTCCAGTGCAGAAGCTGTGGGATTTCCTTTCTTGGCTGCAGAAGTTGGTGCAGTTCCTAATAGGAGAAAAAGTTTGATCACCGGGACGGAGAGGatccagggctggctgcagcgcaCCACCACCATTTCCcgctggggcaatgcctgctgatgcaaaggcagcctcagtgtcaaaggcctgctctgtcctgcccgcgctCCTCTCAACGGAAGAGCTCAGCTGGCTGAGTCcctgcaataaagtgtttcagtTCTGTGGCTAACCAGGCGCCAGTCCTCTTCAGTCTCGTGTGCAAGGCCAGGACTTCCACGCCCGGCACCTGCCGGAggaagcaggctgcaggcagacaagtcaggcacaaagggtcacagcaaagggctgaagctctgcctgctcagcaAGAAGGATGAGGGTGCAGTGGAACAAGGGAAGGCAGGTCATTGCggggctcagggccttggggatGGCAGCTGGAAGCACAGACTGCCTTAGGCCCGCTCCTGGTGGGATCCCTGTGTGCGTCTGTATGAGGCGCAAGCGAACTTGAACGTGGACTCTCAGGGCCCAGGAAACACAGACCTAGAAAGACCCACGGCTTGCACCAGGCACTGGTGAGGGAGCCTTGGCCTTGAGCCCGCATATGACATTTCTAGACTATTATCTGAGGCATCTACGAACAAGCTGTGCTTATGAATCCAGGGAGTGaggctgtgtttctgtttcagtagcCTCATCCTCTGGTCTCATGGTTTAATgccggccggcaaccaagcaccacgcagccgcctgctcactccccctcatccggagggctggggaggagaatcagaaaggaatgtaaaacttgagggttgagataagaacaatttaataatttaaacagaataaagaggtaagaacatcagtaataacaataataatagtaacaattaggatggaaaggtgggggaaaagggtaaaatccaaaggaaaagggaaaaggggagaaaacccccaagtgatgcacagtacaactgctcaccacctgctgactgatgcgCAGCCAGTCTCTGAGCAACGATCCCTCCCCAGCTAACCCTCCTACTttctataccaagcatgacgtcccatggtatggaatacctctttggctggttcagggcagctgacctggctgtgtcccttcccagtctcttgtgctcgcccagcactctggctggcaaggcccaagaatccaaaaagtccttgactttagtataaacattacccagcaacaactaagaACATCAGTGTggctatcaacattgttctcacatcacaggcaaaacacagcactgtactagccactaagaagaaaattaactctatcccagctgaaaccaggacatgtgGAAACCCAGGAGATGCCTGGACTGCATTCACATGGATGTAAGCAGTGGCTACATCTGCAGGGATACTTGTCAAGGTATTGCTTTGTCTGTGTCAATCTGTTTTGCCCTTCACATTCATTGTGGCActctctctgtgtgtatgtgcatgtctGGTTCTTTGGAATGCAGCTGCACGCACGTGGGAAGATCCATTTAGGCTGGCATaggagcagccccccaggtgCCCACCTCATTCAGATCAACCAGACCTGAAAGGAGAAATCCCACAGTATTCAGAAGCctgctggctctggctgctccGTAACGGAGTGGGCAAGGAAACCCAAAGCAACTCTGCAGCAGAGATCacggggtgggcagggaggcagcactgGCTCTGTCATATAAACTCCCAAATCAGGGGCCTGTGAGTGAGTGCTAAACGCTCATTTTGTGTTGAACTGCATGTGTAAGACTTGTGTGCACAAAGGTGAGGTCAAGCTGACCCCCTGTAAAGTTGTCAAAATTGATGACTGAAGAGATTCCTAATTAAGGGattcagccttgggaaggacGGGAGAGAACGAAGAGATGGTGAAAAGAGTGGCTCACGTCACTAGTGACATCGCAATGGCACCACGAAGCCCCGCTGGCTGTGGGCATACTCCCTGGATACCGACcggccccagcccgcagcgggAGGTTGGCcatcccacagcagcactggcccTGCATCACCACCACCATGTGCCAGCGGGTCTGCTGGGCACTGCCCCCATGCAGGAGACAGAACAGGAGCCCCCGGACCAGCTGCCAGCGCTGATGGTGCAGTGGCACAGGGGCAGAGGTGCTTCTGGCGTTGACAGTGGCGTTGGTAATGGCACTGGTGCCGGCTGGCCCCATGGCCGAGGGCTGGGAGCAGTGATGGCTGCAGCCGCTCAGCGCTGGTGAGGTGGAGATGTGCTGACACATAGAGATGGGCTGAAGCAGTTGCCACCCTTTGGCCCAAAGGCACTTGCATGCTTCCACTCAATtgcctgcctgtgtgtgtgtgtgttctacccgttctttaaaaaattggccagaaagaaaggaaagcatttatGCATGCTCGACACAAAGTAAAGTTTGGCCTTGTGGCCCCTCTTGAGGCCAACCAACCGGCAGACGTCCCCTAAGGATTCTCACAGGAGTCAAAGGCTTCACCATCCCCTctctggaggaagaggaagtgCATGTTGCTGAAGCGACCACAGAgcatctgctctgcttttcagtggATGAGCAGGTCAGCGGCAGCATGAGAAATGTCTGACATGTGCCAGATCACTCCGAGTTTGCAGGCTCTGGCCAGCAAGTGAAAACCAATAGCCCAGGAAGGGAGAACTTGGCTGTGCAGGGTGGGGTGACAGCACAAGTGGAAAGAAACGCCAAAAGACAGAAGCAAGAGGCTTCTGGTGGCcagaagattaaagaaaaaaaggacagaaaggtgaAGAACGAGGACGAAAGATAAGCAAGCCCTCAGCAGCATCaggagaaatatttcctaaCTCCTTGCTGGCTGTTTCAGGTGCATGGCTGTCGCATGCTGGTCTGTGACCAGAGCATGGTTCTCTCTGTATTCtcgggaacagaattaagactcaaaacggagtcaagagccaaggaactttatttgcccaacaagAAATCTGCGAATGCCAAGGGAGAGAGAGAGCGagatacagagagaaaaaggagggaaaaaagacgggaagaaagaaagaattcaCAGCAATAGCTACACCCCAGTGCTGTGGTGTCCCAACAGTCCGATTCGTTTCCAAGTCTGGTGCGGGAATGTTCCGTCCGATGTTAGTTGCTTCCAGCTTTTATACAGTTGTttcaagctgttctgcttagcCACACCTTCCACCCAGCAATGGTGTACGTGCCCAGCATGGTCCTCAGGGGCCTCCAAGCACCTTTAGCCCCCTGACCCCAAGGTCTGGGTGCATGCACagggtttggttaagttttgcaAGATCAGCTTCCCCTCATTGCTCCATGGCATCAATCGGTCTCCTCCTTTAACAATGTATAGATAAATCtctgtggtggcagtggtgttatcttcctgccttaacaaCGTATAGGTAGATCATTCACTGTGGTGATGGCAtgagtttcctgccatagcaatgttgagacaacacatctgctgtggcGATGGTGGGTCTCACCGGCGCAGTCTCTTACACCACCCTGTGGCTCAACATCGCTAACTTATGAATTGTTCTCTGAGGTGGCAGGAACGATAGAgtagagaaaggaggaaggaataGAGACATGGTCCCTGGTTtcaggaggagaagaagaagaagaagaagaagaagaagtaAAGGTTTACAAGGATAATTACAAGATAATGTGCATTCACAAGGGCAAGTAGAAGTatcataataaaaatcaaagcaatagTTAGCACAACAAAGGTGGCAAAATAAATTGGTACAAGAACATACAGGTATTCCATTATTTCCTGCAAATTTGACGACACAAAGCGAAGCAATTGCAGTCCTCGTGGTTAAAGCAGTCTGCTGCCCTGCTTTGCTAAAGTCGCGGTCAGGATACGCAGTAGGAAAATAGATTTCCACGCCCCCTTAGCTTAATGCGCATGTACCGTCTGGGTCTAGAAACTTCGGTCGCCAATttaggtaaaagaaaataagcaataaCACTATACAATCTGTATTACTGATGGTGTAGTTTGGTGCACAGCACAAATTTGTTTAACACCGTTGAACAGTGTTAATATGGTATAAACTCTGAGTTTATAAGTTGAGAGTATAAACAGAGTGTAAACAGCGTTAAACACAGACAGTAGTTATAAAATGCATCTTAGCTACAACATGTTGAATCAATTGTATAAAACATGGAATGATACAGGGTAAAAACATCAGCATGGCAAGACCACATAAATAAAATAGGGTTCGCTTAACCCATGGACCACCAGGGAGCCAGGAAAACATGTCAATGTCCCAGCCTTTCCATGTCTGGACAGGAACATGGGCCAGCTTTCATATTCCTGCAGTAACCTG
This window contains:
- the LOC129784528 gene encoding acrosin-like; the protein is MSRVVGGTDAQPGAWPWIVSIEAPLEGGTAHICGGSLISPQWVLTSAHCFIEARNITMWQVVVGATRLTQLGPEAQVRNIKQLLVHQHFSNITRRNDIALLELEQPVQCNSYVQLACVPDASLRVSELTECYVSGWGARTARGELPKCRSAYVLQEAQVHLIDAGVCNSSGWYRGAIHTHNICAGYPQGGIDTCQGDSGGPLVCQDKSADYFWLVGLTSWGMGCARAKKPGVYTSTQHFYNWILEQMGLHTAVATTARPQPAFTSTPVHRPTPTEAGRFIPCPLPVQKLWDFLSWLQKLVQFLIGEKV